The Hymenobacter chitinivorans DSM 11115 genome window below encodes:
- a CDS encoding CocE/NonD family hydrolase, which produces MKIRVLLLLFALTLAAPRLRAQQLPRRVFVGIDLQGITTDSIQRRYQLPTRNGILVRGVRPGSSAQAAGLRANDVILKMGATEVGANVGEFVGQLKQYKVGDKVPFVVLRNGRKIRQQVRFKAFPTETSPFYQVQYSSVTAGPNQLRTIITRPTGASKPKVPMVLFIQGVGCFSVDNPLNRADVTNRIIDSLSRHGYATMRVDKTGMGDSKGTPCPESDFRAEASGYKAGLAAIRQLPFVDQQNVFITGFSIGGIMAPVVAQGENLRGVVVYGTASRNFIEYQLQNARRQAELRGLAYDSISSRQQVLAAALHLLLTDKQTPEQVVAKYPQARDLINFPQSYRYMQQWEETNLAAAWQSLNTRVLALRGEADFVSYDEDHQLILDIVNRAHPGQAQFRKLPEVDHFFTKARTPKESLELSEAPNPEKNFDFMRVIVRWLDEQQKA; this is translated from the coding sequence ATGAAAATTCGGGTACTCCTTCTCTTGTTTGCCCTGACCCTGGCCGCGCCGCGCCTCCGGGCCCAGCAGCTGCCCCGCCGCGTGTTCGTCGGCATCGATTTGCAGGGCATTACCACCGACAGTATCCAGCGGCGCTACCAGCTGCCCACCCGCAACGGCATCCTGGTGCGCGGCGTGCGGCCGGGGTCTTCGGCCCAGGCCGCCGGGCTGCGGGCCAATGACGTCATCCTGAAAATGGGCGCTACCGAAGTGGGGGCCAACGTGGGCGAGTTTGTGGGCCAGCTCAAGCAGTACAAGGTCGGCGACAAAGTTCCGTTCGTGGTACTGCGCAACGGCCGCAAAATCCGGCAGCAGGTCAGGTTCAAGGCTTTCCCCACCGAAACCAGCCCGTTTTACCAGGTTCAGTATTCCAGCGTCACGGCCGGGCCCAACCAGCTGCGCACCATCATTACCCGGCCCACTGGCGCAAGCAAGCCCAAGGTCCCGATGGTGCTCTTCATTCAGGGCGTGGGCTGTTTTTCGGTGGATAATCCCCTGAACCGCGCCGACGTCACCAACCGTATCATCGACTCCCTGTCCCGCCACGGCTACGCCACGATGCGCGTCGACAAAACCGGCATGGGCGACAGTAAGGGCACGCCCTGTCCGGAGTCGGATTTTCGGGCCGAAGCCAGCGGCTACAAGGCCGGGCTGGCGGCCATCCGGCAGCTGCCCTTCGTGGACCAGCAGAACGTGTTTATCACCGGCTTCAGCATCGGGGGCATCATGGCGCCGGTGGTGGCCCAGGGCGAAAACCTCAGGGGCGTGGTGGTCTACGGTACGGCCAGCCGCAACTTCATCGAGTACCAGCTCCAGAATGCCCGCCGCCAGGCCGAGCTGCGCGGCCTGGCCTACGACTCAATTTCCAGCCGCCAGCAAGTATTGGCCGCGGCCCTGCACCTGCTGCTCACCGACAAGCAGACGCCCGAGCAGGTGGTGGCCAAATATCCGCAGGCCCGGGACCTGATTAACTTTCCGCAGAGCTACCGCTACATGCAGCAGTGGGAAGAAACCAACCTGGCCGCGGCCTGGCAAAGCCTCAACACCCGGGTGCTGGCCCTGCGCGGCGAGGCCGACTTCGTTTCCTACGACGAAGACCACCAGCTCATTCTTGACATCGTGAACCGGGCCCACCCCGGCCAGGCCCAGTTCCGGAAGCTGCCCGAGGTGGACCATTTCTTCACCAAGGCCCGCACGCCCAAAGAAAGCCTGGAGCTGAGCGAGGCGCCCAACCCGGAAAAGAACTTCGACTTTATGCGCGTCATCGTGCGCTGGCTCGATGAGCAGCAAAAGGCCTGA
- a CDS encoding pectate lyase family protein: MFPRISKNQLNNFRYAAAATLLTTAVLAGPARAQQLAFPGAEGAGRFTSGGRGTKQQPTTVFEVTSLNDDRQPGSLRYALSQPAAARTVVFRVSGTIHLASPLVIDKSNTTIAGQTAPGAGICLADYPVSLKASNVIVRFVRFRMGDKNQNQGFVDGAGGDDAFGGGMRQKHLIIDHCSMSWSTDEAFSVYECDSTTLQWNLISEPLNYSYHFEKGDKDFERHGFGGIWGGQHSTMHHNLFASCNNRTPRFNGSRYTHAAGYENCDFRNNVIYNWGENNVYAGEGGNYNIVGNYYKYGPNTKESVKARVLNPYKITDGKNPLPYGKFYLAGNYSDASAEVTRHNWRGVTMNNGSAADTVLAKVDAPFNLGPVVTQTAQQAYEAVLQGAGAIRPERDTLDQRIVRDVRRRTGRIIDVQGGYAHGTPYSVSQQAWPELKAQPAPADTDHDGMPDAWETKQKLNPKDAADRSKTGANGYTMLEVYLNSLVGK, encoded by the coding sequence ATGTTCCCACGCATTTCGAAAAACCAGCTGAATAACTTTCGCTACGCCGCCGCGGCCACTCTGCTGACTACGGCCGTGCTGGCCGGCCCGGCCCGGGCCCAGCAGCTGGCTTTTCCCGGGGCCGAAGGGGCGGGGCGCTTCACCTCGGGCGGCCGGGGTACCAAGCAGCAGCCCACCACGGTCTTCGAAGTGACCAGCCTGAATGACGACCGGCAGCCGGGCAGCCTGCGCTACGCCCTGAGCCAGCCGGCGGCGGCCCGCACGGTGGTGTTCCGGGTGTCGGGCACCATTCACCTGGCTTCCCCGCTGGTCATCGACAAAAGCAACACCACCATTGCCGGCCAAACCGCGCCCGGGGCCGGTATCTGCTTGGCCGATTACCCGGTGAGCCTCAAGGCCAGCAACGTCATCGTGCGCTTCGTGCGCTTCCGCATGGGCGACAAAAACCAGAACCAGGGCTTCGTGGACGGGGCCGGGGGCGACGATGCCTTTGGGGGCGGCATGCGCCAGAAGCACCTCATCATCGACCATTGCTCGATGAGCTGGAGCACCGACGAGGCCTTTTCGGTGTACGAGTGCGACAGTACGACGCTGCAGTGGAACCTGATCAGCGAGCCACTCAACTATTCCTACCACTTTGAGAAGGGGGATAAGGACTTCGAGCGGCACGGGTTCGGGGGCATCTGGGGCGGGCAGCACAGCACGATGCACCACAACCTGTTTGCCAGCTGCAACAACCGCACACCCCGCTTCAACGGCAGCCGCTACACCCACGCGGCCGGCTACGAAAACTGCGACTTCCGCAACAACGTCATCTACAACTGGGGCGAAAACAACGTGTACGCCGGCGAGGGCGGCAACTACAACATCGTGGGCAACTACTACAAATACGGCCCCAACACCAAGGAAAGCGTGAAGGCCCGGGTGCTGAACCCCTACAAGATTACCGACGGCAAAAACCCGCTGCCCTACGGCAAATTCTACCTCGCCGGCAACTACTCCGACGCCAGCGCCGAGGTGACGCGCCACAACTGGCGGGGCGTGACGATGAACAACGGCTCGGCCGCCGACACTGTGCTGGCTAAAGTAGACGCACCCTTCAACCTGGGCCCCGTCGTTACCCAAACCGCCCAGCAGGCCTACGAAGCCGTGCTGCAAGGTGCCGGCGCCATCCGTCCCGAGCGCGACACCCTCGACCAGCGCATCGTGCGGGATGTGCGCCGCCGCACCGGCCGTATCATCGACGTGCAGGGTGGCTACGCCCACGGCACGCCCTACAGCGTTTCGCAACAAGCCTGGCCCGAGCTCAAGGCCCAGCCCGCCCCCGCCGATACCGACCACGACGGCATGCCCGACGCCTGGGAAACCAAGCAGAAGCTGAACCCGAAAGACGCCGCCGACCGGAGCAAAACCGGCGCAAACGGCTACACCATGCTGGAAGTGTACCTCAACAGCCTGGTAGGCAAGTAA
- a CDS encoding YdeI/OmpD-associated family protein, with the protein MARPDTYAQFHPATRAEWRQWLADHHASSPGVWLVYFKKESGQARVSYAESVEEALCFGWIDSLPRRLDADRSALLFTPRKPKSGWSKVNKERLERLEQAGQLQPAGLLAIARARQNGAWESLDAAEAGLVPEDLAAALATEPTAERHFQAFSPSARKMLLNWVLAAKRPETRAQRVAEVVRMAALNKRANFDRE; encoded by the coding sequence ATGGCCCGTCCTGATACCTACGCCCAGTTTCATCCCGCCACCCGCGCCGAATGGCGGCAGTGGCTGGCCGACCACCACGCCAGCAGCCCCGGCGTGTGGCTGGTGTATTTCAAAAAGGAAAGCGGGCAGGCCCGGGTCAGCTACGCCGAGTCGGTGGAGGAGGCCCTGTGCTTCGGCTGGATTGACTCCCTGCCCCGCCGCCTCGACGCCGACCGGAGCGCTCTGCTCTTCACGCCGCGCAAGCCCAAAAGTGGGTGGAGCAAGGTCAACAAGGAACGGCTGGAGCGGCTGGAGCAAGCCGGGCAGCTGCAGCCCGCCGGCCTCCTGGCCATTGCCCGGGCCCGGCAAAACGGCGCCTGGGAAAGTCTCGATGCGGCCGAAGCCGGCCTCGTGCCCGAGGATCTGGCCGCGGCCCTGGCCACGGAGCCCACCGCCGAGCGACACTTCCAGGCTTTTTCGCCCTCGGCCCGCAAGATGCTGCTGAACTGGGTGCTGGCCGCCAAACGCCCCGAAACCCGGGCCCAGCGCGTGGCCGAAGTTGTGCGCATGGCCGCCCTGAACAAGCGGGCCAACTTCGACCGGGAGTAA
- a CDS encoding DUF805 domain-containing protein — protein sequence MEYFLQALRKYADFSGRARRKEYWMFVLFQVLAFIAAMVIDTIFATITGSEFGAGYITGLLWLALIVPGIAVSVRRMHDLDKSGWFLLVSFIPLVGGIWLLVLTCTEGTSGPNQYGPDPKGSALAI from the coding sequence ATGGAATACTTTTTACAAGCCCTGAGAAAATACGCCGACTTTAGCGGCCGCGCCCGGCGCAAAGAGTACTGGATGTTTGTCCTGTTTCAGGTCCTGGCTTTCATTGCGGCCATGGTGATTGATACCATATTTGCTACCATAACCGGGTCCGAATTCGGGGCCGGCTATATCACCGGCTTGTTGTGGCTGGCGCTTATCGTGCCCGGCATTGCCGTATCGGTGCGCCGCATGCACGATTTGGATAAGAGCGGCTGGTTTTTGCTCGTTTCCTTTATTCCGCTCGTCGGCGGCATCTGGCTGCTGGTCCTGACCTGCACCGAGGGCACCAGCGGCCCCAACCAGTACGGTCCCGACCCCAAAGGCAGCGCCCTGGCAATCTAG
- the rlmF gene encoding 23S rRNA (adenine(1618)-N(6))-methyltransferase RlmF, which translates to MPESPTNPPAEKDGLHPRNRHRGRYDFAALQRATPALAPFVALNAHGTESIDFADPAAVKTLNQALLREFYNVPLWDIPAGYLAPPIPGRADYVHYLADLLAELNEGTVPTGKRVRVLDVGTGANCIYPIIGHREYGWRFVGSDVDPVAVRVAKQIVAGNPGLAGAIDVRLQPRSTDMFSGIIKANELFDLTMCNPPFHASQAEAEAATRRKVQNLGAGGTAKPVANFGGQAHELWYEGGEATFTWRMAEESVLQRHNCLWFSTLISKKETLPGLYKTLQKRGAADVRTIGMSQGQKVSRIVAWTFLDAAQQQQWRQRRWLGGPAPADK; encoded by the coding sequence ATGCCCGAATCACCCACCAACCCGCCCGCCGAGAAAGACGGCCTGCACCCGCGCAACCGCCACCGGGGCCGCTACGACTTTGCAGCCCTGCAGCGGGCCACGCCCGCACTGGCGCCGTTCGTGGCCCTGAACGCGCACGGCACCGAGTCCATCGACTTTGCCGACCCAGCCGCCGTCAAGACCCTGAACCAGGCCTTGCTCCGGGAGTTTTATAACGTGCCGCTCTGGGATATTCCGGCCGGCTACCTGGCCCCGCCCATCCCGGGCCGCGCCGACTACGTGCACTACCTGGCCGATTTGCTGGCCGAGCTCAACGAAGGCACGGTGCCTACCGGCAAGCGGGTGCGGGTGCTCGACGTGGGCACGGGCGCCAACTGCATCTACCCCATCATCGGGCACCGGGAGTACGGCTGGCGCTTCGTGGGCTCCGACGTGGACCCGGTGGCGGTGCGGGTGGCCAAGCAGATTGTGGCCGGCAACCCCGGCCTGGCCGGCGCCATCGACGTGCGCCTGCAGCCCCGGTCCACCGATATGTTCAGCGGCATCATCAAGGCCAACGAGCTGTTTGACCTGACCATGTGCAACCCGCCCTTCCACGCTTCGCAGGCCGAGGCCGAGGCTGCCACCCGCCGCAAGGTGCAGAACCTGGGCGCGGGTGGCACGGCCAAGCCGGTGGCCAACTTCGGGGGCCAGGCCCATGAGCTCTGGTACGAGGGCGGTGAGGCCACGTTCACCTGGCGCATGGCCGAGGAAAGCGTCTTGCAGCGCCACAACTGCCTGTGGTTCTCGACCCTGATTTCGAAAAAGGAAACCCTGCCCGGTCTCTACAAAACCCTGCAGAAGCGCGGGGCCGCCGACGTGCGTACTATCGGCATGAGCCAGGGCCAGAAAGTGAGCCGCATCGTGGCCTGGACCTTCCTCGACGCGGCCCAGCAGCAGCAGTGGCGGCAACGGCGCTGGCTCGGCGGGCCCGCCCCGGCCGACAAATAA
- a CDS encoding cold-shock protein gives MGKSQASFGKKENEKKRLKKKNDKADRKEERQANAKKGQSLDDMLAYVDEFGNISATPPDPNRKKQEIKVEDIRIAVAKQEDMEQPDPIRKGTVAFFNESKGYGFIKDSETQESIFVHANGLLNPIKENDKVTFEVEMGQKGPTAVSVKMAVPPAPAAPAAPAAPAQ, from the coding sequence ATGGGGAAATCCCAAGCATCCTTTGGCAAAAAGGAAAACGAAAAAAAACGCTTAAAAAAGAAAAACGATAAGGCCGACCGCAAGGAGGAACGCCAGGCGAATGCTAAGAAAGGCCAGAGCCTGGACGACATGCTGGCCTACGTGGACGAGTTTGGCAACATCTCGGCAACGCCCCCGGACCCGAACCGCAAAAAGCAGGAAATCAAGGTCGAGGACATCCGCATTGCCGTGGCCAAGCAGGAAGACATGGAGCAGCCCGACCCGATCCGCAAGGGCACGGTGGCTTTCTTCAATGAGTCGAAGGGCTACGGCTTCATCAAGGATTCCGAAACCCAGGAAAGCATCTTTGTGCACGCCAACGGCCTGCTCAACCCCATCAAGGAAAACGACAAGGTGACCTTTGAGGTGGAAATGGGCCAGAAAGGTCCGACGGCCGTATCGGTGAAAATGGCTGTGCCGCCCGCTCCTGCGGCCCCGGCAGCTCCCGCCGCCCCCGCTCAGTAA
- a CDS encoding T-complex 10 C-terminal domain-containing protein — protein sequence MKNTLLLLSCAAALTLGSSCNRDKAAAVDAAQTPSADTAVVADNDVIYRDQGNRVADMVTTDLGITDTAQVRQVRRVYYTRAQRLGELKSRYISDTTGQYVATRQVDTDTDNEIKTVFNDETRYNTYQSNRTRYYGSGYDDGTTVTTTTETTTTTAAPARPARRGPRMVEYEKKKNGETKIEYSNGKTVKIDKDGDTKVEYPSGTKVKRDADDGQVKIKR from the coding sequence ATGAAAAATACCCTGCTTTTGCTTTCCTGCGCGGCCGCCCTGACCCTGGGCTCCTCGTGCAACCGCGACAAAGCCGCCGCCGTGGACGCGGCCCAAACGCCCTCGGCCGACACGGCCGTGGTAGCCGACAACGACGTAATCTACCGCGACCAGGGCAACCGCGTGGCCGATATGGTTACCACCGACCTGGGCATTACCGACACGGCCCAGGTGCGGCAGGTGCGGCGCGTGTACTACACCCGGGCCCAGCGCCTGGGTGAGCTCAAGTCGCGCTACATCAGCGACACGACCGGGCAGTACGTGGCTACCCGCCAGGTAGATACCGACACGGACAACGAAATCAAGACCGTGTTTAACGACGAGACCCGCTACAACACTTACCAGAGCAACCGCACGCGCTACTACGGCTCGGGCTACGACGACGGTACCACGGTAACGACGACCACCGAAACCACCACGACTACGGCCGCCCCGGCCCGCCCCGCCCGCCGCGGTCCACGGATGGTAGAGTACGAGAAAAAGAAAAACGGCGAAACCAAGATTGAGTATTCCAACGGCAAAACCGTGAAAATTGACAAGGACGGCGACACCAAAGTGGAGTACCCCAGTGGCACCAAGGTGAAGCGCGACGCCGACGACGGTCAGGTGAAAATCAAGCGCTAA
- a CDS encoding amidohydrolase family protein: protein MKAYPFLLVLLGGAPALAQTTAPLAPADSGTFVLHKFEQPIGKETYRLTRTAQQLTYDVSFKFVDRGSPVPLRARLVVTPTYEPLRLAVKGRTSRMSTINDSIEIRRGQAYVRVDDKVTTRAAPEGSFPVAGYSPGTGQMLLLRYWQQHGRPASIATLPSGSVQISRDGQDTLTFQNKPLVLERYVIKGLVWGNELLWTDQQGRLMCIITNDAEGDKLEMMWQPYESLLPTLIGRAAGHGMRLFTAEAGGQAAGKGKAVLAISGGAVLDVVTGKRLPNQVVLIEKGKITKIGAVGQVKVPRGADVIQAAGQTLVPGLWDMHAHFQQAEWGPAYLAAGVTTVRDCGNEFSYINAIEQAINSGKGVGPRILKAGIIDGSGQRPLGIVRADTPAEAVQAVQKYKANGFVQIKLYSSLKPDIVQAICAEAHRQGLTVTGHIPDGMNIYQGVRAGMDQVNHLPYVGSVLKRNADRSYNFTDTTSLRAFRFLKEHHTVIDPTLGVYEMMGRSTQDDITALEPAFNKLPQPLQALFISMGADPKEVAGFKPQFLSLVKLVKVLYDNGITIVAGTDMVFPGTSIDRELELYVQAGLTPLQALQTATITPARVMKQDKQSGSIEVGKQADLVLVEGNPLEQIQNLRRVKLVVKDGRPYDPAAMRKLAGYQQ from the coding sequence ATGAAAGCCTATCCGTTCCTACTGGTCCTGCTGGGCGGGGCCCCGGCCCTGGCCCAAACTACCGCCCCACTAGCCCCGGCCGACAGCGGCACGTTTGTGCTCCACAAGTTTGAGCAGCCCATCGGCAAGGAAACCTACCGCCTGACCCGCACCGCCCAGCAGCTGACCTACGACGTGAGTTTCAAGTTCGTGGATCGGGGCTCCCCGGTACCGCTGCGGGCCCGGCTCGTGGTGACACCCACTTACGAGCCCCTGCGCCTGGCCGTGAAAGGTCGCACCTCCCGCATGTCGACCATCAACGACTCCATCGAAATCCGCCGGGGCCAAGCTTACGTGCGGGTAGACGACAAGGTGACGACTAGGGCCGCTCCCGAGGGCAGCTTTCCGGTGGCGGGCTACTCGCCGGGCACGGGCCAGATGCTGCTGTTGCGCTACTGGCAGCAGCACGGCCGGCCCGCCAGTATTGCCACTCTACCCTCAGGCAGCGTGCAGATCAGCCGGGACGGGCAGGACACGCTTACGTTTCAGAATAAGCCCCTGGTGCTGGAGCGCTACGTCATCAAAGGGCTGGTGTGGGGCAACGAGCTGCTCTGGACCGACCAGCAGGGCCGTCTGATGTGCATCATTACCAACGACGCCGAGGGCGACAAGCTCGAAATGATGTGGCAGCCCTACGAAAGCCTGTTGCCCACGCTTATTGGGCGGGCGGCGGGCCACGGCATGCGCCTGTTTACGGCCGAGGCCGGGGGGCAAGCCGCCGGGAAGGGCAAAGCCGTGCTGGCCATCAGCGGCGGGGCGGTGCTCGACGTAGTGACGGGTAAGCGGCTGCCCAACCAGGTGGTGCTCATCGAAAAAGGGAAGATTACCAAGATTGGGGCCGTGGGCCAGGTGAAAGTGCCCCGCGGGGCCGATGTAATTCAGGCGGCCGGCCAAACCCTGGTGCCGGGCCTGTGGGACATGCACGCCCACTTTCAGCAGGCCGAGTGGGGCCCCGCCTACCTGGCCGCCGGCGTGACGACCGTGCGCGACTGTGGCAACGAGTTTAGCTACATCAACGCCATTGAGCAGGCCATCAACTCGGGCAAGGGCGTGGGGCCGCGCATTCTCAAGGCCGGCATCATCGACGGCAGCGGGCAGCGGCCCCTGGGCATCGTGCGGGCCGATACGCCGGCTGAAGCTGTGCAGGCCGTGCAGAAGTATAAGGCCAACGGCTTCGTGCAAATCAAGCTCTACAGCTCCCTCAAGCCCGACATCGTGCAGGCCATCTGCGCCGAAGCCCACCGCCAGGGCCTGACCGTGACGGGCCATATCCCCGACGGCATGAATATCTACCAGGGCGTGCGGGCCGGCATGGACCAAGTGAACCACCTGCCCTACGTGGGCTCGGTACTCAAGCGCAACGCCGACCGGTCGTACAACTTCACGGACACGACCAGCCTGCGGGCCTTCCGGTTCTTGAAGGAGCATCACACCGTCATTGACCCCACCCTGGGCGTCTACGAAATGATGGGCCGCTCGACCCAGGACGACATTACCGCCCTGGAGCCGGCCTTCAATAAGCTGCCCCAGCCCCTGCAGGCCCTGTTTATCAGCATGGGCGCCGACCCCAAGGAAGTGGCTGGGTTCAAGCCCCAGTTTCTGAGTTTGGTGAAGCTGGTGAAGGTGCTCTACGACAACGGTATAACCATCGTGGCCGGCACCGACATGGTATTTCCCGGCACCAGCATCGACCGGGAGCTGGAGCTTTACGTGCAGGCCGGCCTCACGCCCCTGCAGGCCCTGCAAACGGCTACCATCACTCCGGCTAGAGTCATGAAGCAGGATAAGCAGAGCGGCTCCATCGAAGTCGGCAAGCAGGCCGACCTGGTGCTGGTGGAAGGCAACCCGCTGGAGCAGATTCAGAACCTGCGCCGGGTGAAGCTGGTAGTAAAAGACGGCCGCCCTTACGACCCGGCCGCCATGCGCAAACTGGCCGGCTACCAGCAGTAG
- a CDS encoding porin family protein, with protein MVAAYGPVSFAQTFRLLPGFMLLTMQKSLLLAAGLLLSGAARAQWGVQLGGHGSTFATAPNMAVRRVTTEAGLGYQASVFYEHAFRPYLSLVPELRLSQQSTKLAVADYSRPGAEFAGDYRLRLIYLSLPVLLRATVGKYYLEAGPQAGYLVALHRTGTGEGAGPSGPQGAPPDASAPGSYQRFDLGAAGGVGVRLGQGLALSLRGYSGFRSLVPRHHPPLGYTGSLRSEQLQISLSYQLKRHD; from the coding sequence TTGGTTGCGGCTTACGGGCCGGTCAGCTTCGCGCAAACTTTTCGGCTGCTGCCGGGCTTTATGCTGCTGACTATGCAAAAATCTTTACTGCTTGCGGCGGGCTTATTGCTGAGCGGAGCGGCCCGGGCCCAGTGGGGTGTGCAGCTGGGCGGCCACGGGTCCACGTTTGCCACCGCGCCCAATATGGCGGTACGCCGCGTCACGACCGAGGCCGGGCTGGGCTACCAGGCCAGCGTGTTCTACGAACATGCCTTCCGGCCCTACCTGTCACTGGTGCCCGAGCTGCGGCTTAGCCAGCAGAGCACGAAGCTGGCCGTAGCCGATTACAGCCGGCCCGGCGCTGAGTTTGCCGGCGACTATCGGCTGCGCCTGATCTACTTATCCTTGCCCGTGCTGTTGCGGGCTACCGTGGGCAAATACTACCTGGAGGCCGGGCCGCAGGCCGGCTACCTGGTGGCGCTGCACCGCACGGGCACTGGGGAAGGCGCCGGTCCTAGTGGCCCGCAGGGTGCCCCACCCGACGCCTCGGCGCCCGGCTCCTACCAGCGCTTCGACCTGGGCGCGGCCGGTGGCGTGGGCGTGCGGCTCGGGCAGGGGCTGGCCCTGAGCTTGCGCGGCTACTCCGGTTTTCGCTCCCTTGTTCCGCGGCACCACCCGCCCCTGGGCTACACCGGCAGCCTGCGCAGCGAGCAGCTACAAATTTCGCTTAGCTACCAGCTCAAGCGCCACGACTAA
- a CDS encoding S41 family peptidase: MLRSVLRLFLLVLLALPAPLRAQPPAPLTPAQYQQDFDFFWTTVHDNYCYFDKKQTDWARVRTVYGAQLPGVTSRSQFVRLLENALAELYDNHAGLSTNLPDSRRLLPSGTDAWARFEQGKAVIVAVRAGFGAERVGLRPGMELVAVNGVPIEQALRPLLGRTLKTIDAAAREVALNQALAGTHDQARQLTVRAGGKKRMLYPDQPTAQLENIRYPALLESRQIGTVGYIRIHNSLGNNALVAAFDSALTRLGSTTGLVLDLRETPGGGNTVVARALMGRLLTQEQPYQRHEQPAEEREFGVRRSWLELVAPRPQPYTRPVVVLVGPWTSSMGEGITVGLESMRRATIIGTEMARLNGSIESYRLPNSRFGFNIPTERLYRVDGLPRENFVPAIRPDDTIPGDAGLARALQLLQTAKP; the protein is encoded by the coding sequence ATGCTCCGCTCCGTTCTACGCCTGTTTTTGCTGGTATTGCTGGCCCTTCCCGCTCCGTTGCGCGCCCAGCCGCCGGCTCCGCTCACCCCGGCCCAGTACCAGCAGGATTTCGACTTTTTCTGGACCACCGTCCACGACAACTACTGCTACTTCGACAAAAAGCAAACCGACTGGGCCCGGGTGCGCACCGTGTACGGAGCCCAGCTGCCGGGCGTCACGAGCCGGAGCCAGTTTGTGCGCCTGCTCGAAAACGCCCTGGCTGAGCTCTACGACAACCACGCCGGCCTCTCGACCAACCTGCCCGATTCCCGCCGCCTGCTGCCCTCGGGCACCGATGCCTGGGCCCGGTTTGAGCAGGGCAAAGCCGTAATAGTGGCCGTGCGGGCCGGTTTCGGGGCCGAGCGGGTGGGGCTGCGGCCGGGTATGGAGCTGGTGGCCGTCAACGGCGTACCCATCGAGCAGGCCCTGCGGCCGTTGCTGGGCCGCACCCTGAAAACCATCGACGCCGCGGCCCGTGAAGTAGCCCTCAACCAGGCCCTGGCCGGCACCCACGACCAGGCTCGCCAGCTTACCGTGCGGGCCGGGGGCAAAAAGCGGATGTTGTACCCCGACCAGCCCACGGCCCAGCTTGAAAACATCCGTTACCCGGCCCTGCTGGAAAGCCGCCAGATCGGGACGGTGGGCTACATCCGGATTCACAACAGCCTGGGCAACAACGCCCTGGTTGCCGCCTTCGACAGCGCCCTGACCCGCCTGGGCTCTACCACCGGTCTGGTGCTGGACCTGCGCGAAACGCCGGGCGGCGGCAACACCGTGGTGGCCCGGGCCCTGATGGGGCGCCTGCTCACCCAGGAGCAGCCCTACCAGCGCCACGAGCAGCCCGCCGAGGAGCGGGAGTTTGGCGTGCGGCGCAGCTGGCTAGAGCTGGTAGCACCCCGGCCCCAGCCCTACACCCGGCCCGTGGTGGTGCTCGTGGGCCCCTGGACGAGCAGCATGGGCGAAGGCATCACCGTCGGGCTCGAATCGATGCGGCGGGCCACGATAATCGGGACGGAAATGGCCCGGCTCAACGGCTCCATCGAGTCGTACCGGCTGCCCAACTCCCGCTTTGGCTTCAACATTCCCACCGAGCGGCTCTACCGGGTGGATGGCCTGCCCCGGGAAAACTTCGTGCCCGCCATCCGCCCCGATGATACCATCCCGGGCGACGCCGGCCTGGCCCGGGCCCTGCAGTTGCTGCAGACTGCCAAACCTTGA